ATCATATCTCCGAAGGTGATAACAGTTGCTCCGCTTTTCGCAAGGGCGATTGCAATATTTATATCCTCTTCAGGAGTAACACAGACAGGACATCCGGGACCACTTATTACCTCGATATTATCTGGAAGGACATTCCTTAACCCGTATTTTGCTATGGTCCTCTCGTGCGTTCCGCAGACATGCATTATGCGAAGCGGTGTTTTTGAGCCCCTGATTCTCTCCAATAGCTTTTTCTCAAACTCAGGAATGTCTGGCTTTGAAGAAGAATTCCCGTTTTCCATTTTATCAGCATCCGTTTTTCAGGGGGATTCACTTTCTAAGGTGTCGATTTCTTCAAGCCCTGCAATCTGTTTGAGAAGGCGCATTGTTTCTTCACTTTCTTCTTCGGAGATTTCCGCAATTGCATATCCCACATGGACAAGGACATGCTTTCCGATTATGGACTCACTGGCACCTCCCAGCAAATTCATATTTACGTTTCTGCGAACCCCGCCCATATCGACAGTTGCAGTGCTTTCATCTACGACAGACACTATTTTTCCAGGAATAGCTATACACATGTTACCTCGAAATATTTTCTTTCAAAATTCTATTAGTTTATGGTAATTATTTTTTTCATGATATAAATTCCTGTATCAGGATGATATAAATTCCTGTATCAGTATATTTATAGGAATTATTTTACAGGAGATATATATTTGTATGGTATATATATTTACAGGTTTTAACCGGGCAAAAACCTATCCAGTTTACTTCCTTAATTGGTTAAATAGCCCGCATCCCCATCTCCTTTTTTACTTCTAGAGTGCTGCTTTTAACCACAGGTTTTTCCTTTCTTCACTTGCCGCAAATAGAAGAACGGAGGTTTCACAAACAGGAGCTGAATTCTACGTTTTAAATATGTATATTATCGAAAATTGTTTATTAAAATTCTATGGTTCTATATTATATTCTTTTTGCTTTTTCACTTCACTTGTATAATTTAAAGATGTTTTTGCCCTACTATTGAATTTGTTTTAGAAGGTTTCTTGAGAAAAGTCCTAAAATTACTTTATCTGAGCATGAATTCCATAGGTTTTAAATTGTATGAATAATTCGAACTTGAGTATTATCTCTTCTTTAACTTCATGCAATATGATAAACTTTTTTAGCACTTTTTAATCCTAGTTTTTCCTTAAAAACCTTTTTCAGAGTACTAAAGGTTATAATAACAAGAATAACTATAGGAAATCCGAAATTAAATCTCTACCTCAACAGGATTAGCAGAGATACCACGAATTCATGTAGTGGCACCTCAGTCCCGATTGAGATGATTCAGGTATTAAACATTCCCTGCAAATAAAATAGCTTTTCCTTTGCCTTTTAAAATCTTTCTGCACTTTACCCTGTTTTTATGCGTTTTGTCATAATACACGCAAATTTCTAAGTATGAATTACTATCTCATTGGTAACTTTTAACTTTTGCAATTAAGTTTATTCTTTTGAATCTCTTTTCTTTTTCAAAATGATTTAATTCCACTTATTTGTACTACATTGCCGATTATTGCACATTAGATTTCTTACTCATTTAGAAAGCTCATTATACTTGTTGCTGAATTATAAGTTTGCAATGCAACCAATTAATATAATTATCGTATCGTGTAAAAAACCTTAAATACTATTCCCTCATTGAAAACATTAACCGTAAATTTATGTATATATTTATATAATTACGATGGATAATTATTCGAAATTTTCTTCGTAGGTATAATTTGGGTAAAATCAAGATGTGGTAGAGATGAGTACTGGAATAAAAAATCTTGTCCGTACACTGGACAGTGTGGACTTCTTAAAAATGGACCGCCGCACTTTCATGAAAGCAGTAGGTGTAATGGGAGCATCTGCGTTCCTGGGCACCTACAAGACTGAGATTGTAAATGCGCTTGAATTTGCAGAGACCAAGCTTATCTGGATGCATGGTTCAGAATGCACAGGCTGTTCCATATCGCTCTTAAATGCAGGCAATCCTGACCTTGTACAGGCACTACAAAAGCTCAATGTCAATCTTGTTTTCCATGAGACTATTTGTGCACAGCAGGGAA
This region of Methanosarcina flavescens genomic DNA includes:
- a CDS encoding HypC/HybG/HupF family hydrogenase formation chaperone, whose translation is MCIAIPGKIVSVVDESTATVDMGGVRRNVNMNLLGGASESIIGKHVLVHVGYAIAEISEEESEETMRLLKQIAGLEEIDTLESESP